A single genomic interval of Falco cherrug isolate bFalChe1 chromosome 8, bFalChe1.pri, whole genome shotgun sequence harbors:
- the STAT1 gene encoding signal transducer and activator of transcription 1-alpha/beta isoform X1: MTQWYQLQQLDSKFLEQVHQLYDDSFPMEIRQYLAQWLENQDWEHAANNVSFATVLFHDLLSQLDDQFSRFLIENNFLLQHNIRKSKRNLQDNFQEDPIHMAMIIYNCLKEERKILNSAQLSNQMEVGSIQNTVIGMLDKQKELDAKVKAVKNSVIDVEQDIKTLEDMQDEYDFKCKTLQNREHESNGGSQEEYKKEQMNLKKMFLSLDLKRKEVVNKIVQLLNTTEHTQSALINEELVEWKHRQQTACIGGPPNACLDQLQNWFTIVAESLQQVRQQLKKLEELEQKFTYDPDPITKNKQVLQDRTYSLFKQLIQSSFVVERQPCMPTHPQRPLVLKTGVQFTVKLRLLVKLQELNYNLKVKVLFDKDVTEKNSVKGFRKFNILGTNTKVMNMEESTNGSLAAEFRHLQLKEQKNAGSRTNEGPLIVTEELHSLSFETQLCQPGLVIDLETTSLPIVVISNVSQLPSGWASILWFNMLSTDPKNLSFFLNPPYAKWSKLSEVLSWQFSSVTKRGLNADQLSMLGEKLLGPTSGGSHDGLIPWTRFCKENINDKNFPFWLWIEGILELIKKHLLCLWNDGCIMGFISKEKERALLKDQSPGTFLLRFSESSKEGAITFTWVEGSQNEPQFHSVEPYTKKELSAVTFPDIIRNYKVMAAENIPENPLRFLYPDIPKDNAFGKYYSRPKEAPEPMDLDGPKGNGYIKTELISVSEVHPSRLQSPENLLPMSPEEFDEVSRMVGPAEIDTVMCSAYST; the protein is encoded by the exons ATGACTCAGTGGTATCAGCTACAGCAACTTGATTCCAAGTTTTTGGAGCAAGTTCACCAGCTATACGATGACAGCTTTCCTATGGAAATCAGGCAGTACCTGGCACAGTGGCTGGAAAACCAGGATTG GGAACATGCAGCCAACAACGTATCTTTTGCTACGGTGTTATTCCACGACCTGCTCTCACAACTTGATGATCAATTTAGTCGATTCTTGATAGAAAACAACTTTCTGCTGCAACACAACATAAGGAAGAGCAAACGTAATCTTCAG GATAACTTCCAAGAAGACCCAATACATATGGCAATGATCATCTACAACTGtctgaaggaagagagaaaaatactgaacagtGCCCAGCTGTCAAATCAG ATGGAAGTAGGGAGCATACAGAACACTGTGATTGGGATGCTGGACAAACAGAAGGAGCTTGATGCGAAAGTTAAGGCCGTAAAAAACAGCGTTATA GACGTAGAGCAAGACATCAAGACATTAGAGGATATGCAAGATGAATATGACTTTAAGTGTAAAACCTTGCAGAATAGAG AGCATGAGTCCAACGGTGGGTCACAGGAAGAATATAAGAAAGAACAGATGAATCTCAAGAAGATGTTTTTATCACTTGACCTCAAGAGAAAG GAAGTAGTGAACAAGATAGTACAGCTGCTGAACACCACAGAGCATACTCAGAGTGCTCTTATTAACGAGGAGCTGGTGGAGTGGAAGCACAGGCAGCAGACTGCGTGCATTGGTGGGCCACCCAACGCCTGTCTTGACCAGCTACAGAACTG GTTCACCATTGTTGCTGAAAGTCTACAGCAAGTTCGTCAGCAGCTCAAAAAGCTTGAGGAACTGGAACAGAAGTTTACCTATGACCCTGATCCcatcacaaaaaataaacaagttcTGCAGGATCGAACATACAGTCTGTTCAAACAGCTCATCCAAAG CTCCTTTGTGGTAGAGAGGCAGCCTTGCATGCCAACGCATCCGCAGAGGCCTTTAGTCCTGAAGACAGGCGTACAGTTTACTGTAAAGCTGAG GTTGCTGGTGAAATTGCAGGAATTGAACTACAACTTGAAAGTGAAAGTTTTATTTGATAA agaTGTAACCGAGAAGAACTCAGTCAAAGG GTTCAGGAAATTTAATATTTTGGGAACAAACACAAAAGTAATGAACATGGAGGAATCTACTAATGGAAGTCTAGCAGCAGAATTCAGGCACTTG caactgaaagaacagaaaaatgcagggaGCAGAACAAATGAG ggtCCTCTCATTGTAACAGAAGAGCTTCACTCTCTGAGCTTTGAGacacagctgtgccagcctggcTTGGTAATAGACCTAGAG ACAACTTCCCTTCCCATTGTTGTGATCTCAAACGTGAGCCAGCTTCCAAGCGGATGGGCTTCTATCTTATGGTTCAACATGCTATCTACTGACCCCAAG AACTTGTCCTTCTTTCTGAATCCACCTTATGCAAAGTGGTCTAAACTTTCTGAAGTTCTGAGTTggcagttttcttctgtaacaAAGAGAGGACTTAATGCAGATCAGCTGAGCATGCTGGGAGAGAAGCTACTTG GGCCAACAAGCGGAGGATCTCACGATGGCCTTATTCCTTGGACAAGATTCTGCAAG gaaaatataaatgataaaaatttCCCGTTTTGGTTGTGGATTGAGGGAATCCTGGAGCTTATTAAGAAACATCTCCTGTGTCTCTGGAATGATGG CTGCATCATGGGTTTCATCAGTAAAGAGAAAGAACGTGCTTTGTTGAAGGACCAGAGCCCAGGAACATTTTTACTAAGATTCAGTGAAAGCAGCAAAGAGGGAGCAATCACATTTACGTGGGTAGAAGGATCTCAAAATG agccccagtTCCATTCGGTAGAACCGTACACCAAGAAGGAGCTCTCTGCTGTTACGTTCCCCGATATCATTCGCAACTACAAAGTGATGGCAGCTGAAAACATTCCTGAAAATCCACTGAGATTTCTGTACCCAGATATACCCAAAGACAATGCCTTTGGCAAATACTACTCCAGGCCTAAGGAGG CACCAGAGCCTATGGATTTGGATGGTCCCAAGGGAAATGGCTACATCAAGACTGAGTTAATCTCCGTATCTGAAGT CCACCCCTCCAGGCTCCAGTCTCCAGAAAATCTGCTCCCCATGTCTCCTGAAGAGTTTGACGAGGTGTCTCGGATGGTGGGCCCAGCAGAGATTGACACTGTG ATGTGTTCAGCATATTCAACTTAA
- the STAT1 gene encoding signal transducer and activator of transcription 1-alpha/beta isoform X2: MTQWYQLQQLDSKFLEQVHQLYDDSFPMEIRQYLAQWLENQDWEHAANNVSFATVLFHDLLSQLDDQFSRFLIENNFLLQHNIRKSKRNLQDNFQEDPIHMAMIIYNCLKEERKILNSAQLSNQMEVGSIQNTVIGMLDKQKELDAKVKAVKNSVIDVEQDIKTLEDMQDEYDFKCKTLQNREHESNGGSQEEYKKEQMNLKKMFLSLDLKRKEVVNKIVQLLNTTEHTQSALINEELVEWKHRQQTACIGGPPNACLDQLQNWFTIVAESLQQVRQQLKKLEELEQKFTYDPDPITKNKQVLQDRTYSLFKQLIQSSFVVERQPCMPTHPQRPLVLKTGVQFTVKLRLLVKLQELNYNLKVKVLFDKDVTEKNSVKGFRKFNILGTNTKVMNMEESTNGSLAAEFRHLQLKEQKNAGSRTNEGPLIVTEELHSLSFETQLCQPGLVIDLETTSLPIVVISNVSQLPSGWASILWFNMLSTDPKNLSFFLNPPYAKWSKLSEVLSWQFSSVTKRGLNADQLSMLGEKLLGPTSGGSHDGLIPWTRFCKENINDKNFPFWLWIEGILELIKKHLLCLWNDGCIMGFISKEKERALLKDQSPGTFLLRFSESSKEGAITFTWVEGSQNGNLETQKLQKDPTPSSQGSSLIILLKSAPPARMAQLLAFTWMSPGSTTAGRETAECT; encoded by the exons ATGACTCAGTGGTATCAGCTACAGCAACTTGATTCCAAGTTTTTGGAGCAAGTTCACCAGCTATACGATGACAGCTTTCCTATGGAAATCAGGCAGTACCTGGCACAGTGGCTGGAAAACCAGGATTG GGAACATGCAGCCAACAACGTATCTTTTGCTACGGTGTTATTCCACGACCTGCTCTCACAACTTGATGATCAATTTAGTCGATTCTTGATAGAAAACAACTTTCTGCTGCAACACAACATAAGGAAGAGCAAACGTAATCTTCAG GATAACTTCCAAGAAGACCCAATACATATGGCAATGATCATCTACAACTGtctgaaggaagagagaaaaatactgaacagtGCCCAGCTGTCAAATCAG ATGGAAGTAGGGAGCATACAGAACACTGTGATTGGGATGCTGGACAAACAGAAGGAGCTTGATGCGAAAGTTAAGGCCGTAAAAAACAGCGTTATA GACGTAGAGCAAGACATCAAGACATTAGAGGATATGCAAGATGAATATGACTTTAAGTGTAAAACCTTGCAGAATAGAG AGCATGAGTCCAACGGTGGGTCACAGGAAGAATATAAGAAAGAACAGATGAATCTCAAGAAGATGTTTTTATCACTTGACCTCAAGAGAAAG GAAGTAGTGAACAAGATAGTACAGCTGCTGAACACCACAGAGCATACTCAGAGTGCTCTTATTAACGAGGAGCTGGTGGAGTGGAAGCACAGGCAGCAGACTGCGTGCATTGGTGGGCCACCCAACGCCTGTCTTGACCAGCTACAGAACTG GTTCACCATTGTTGCTGAAAGTCTACAGCAAGTTCGTCAGCAGCTCAAAAAGCTTGAGGAACTGGAACAGAAGTTTACCTATGACCCTGATCCcatcacaaaaaataaacaagttcTGCAGGATCGAACATACAGTCTGTTCAAACAGCTCATCCAAAG CTCCTTTGTGGTAGAGAGGCAGCCTTGCATGCCAACGCATCCGCAGAGGCCTTTAGTCCTGAAGACAGGCGTACAGTTTACTGTAAAGCTGAG GTTGCTGGTGAAATTGCAGGAATTGAACTACAACTTGAAAGTGAAAGTTTTATTTGATAA agaTGTAACCGAGAAGAACTCAGTCAAAGG GTTCAGGAAATTTAATATTTTGGGAACAAACACAAAAGTAATGAACATGGAGGAATCTACTAATGGAAGTCTAGCAGCAGAATTCAGGCACTTG caactgaaagaacagaaaaatgcagggaGCAGAACAAATGAG ggtCCTCTCATTGTAACAGAAGAGCTTCACTCTCTGAGCTTTGAGacacagctgtgccagcctggcTTGGTAATAGACCTAGAG ACAACTTCCCTTCCCATTGTTGTGATCTCAAACGTGAGCCAGCTTCCAAGCGGATGGGCTTCTATCTTATGGTTCAACATGCTATCTACTGACCCCAAG AACTTGTCCTTCTTTCTGAATCCACCTTATGCAAAGTGGTCTAAACTTTCTGAAGTTCTGAGTTggcagttttcttctgtaacaAAGAGAGGACTTAATGCAGATCAGCTGAGCATGCTGGGAGAGAAGCTACTTG GGCCAACAAGCGGAGGATCTCACGATGGCCTTATTCCTTGGACAAGATTCTGCAAG gaaaatataaatgataaaaatttCCCGTTTTGGTTGTGGATTGAGGGAATCCTGGAGCTTATTAAGAAACATCTCCTGTGTCTCTGGAATGATGG CTGCATCATGGGTTTCATCAGTAAAGAGAAAGAACGTGCTTTGTTGAAGGACCAGAGCCCAGGAACATTTTTACTAAGATTCAGTGAAAGCAGCAAAGAGGGAGCAATCACATTTACGTGGGTAGAAGGATCTCAAAATG GAAACCTGGAGACTCAAAAACTGCAAAAAGATCCCACCCCATCCAGCCAGGGCTCCTCTCTTATCATACTACTTAAATCAGCCCCACCTGCCAGGATGGCACAGCTGCTAGCATTCACTTGGATGAGCCCAGGATCTACAACAGCTGGAAGAGAAACTGCTGAATGTACTTGA